A genome region from Thermomonospora amylolytica includes the following:
- a CDS encoding VIT domain-containing protein, which produces MTVPILPLPDVAPSVPDAGLGALATERGNLPLDSVDIRADISGLVAGVEIAQGFRNPFDVPVEATYIFPLPDRAAVTRMRMEAADRVVEGTLKERAQARADYDAALAAGQRAAIAEEDRPDVFTMRVGNILPGEHVTVRLTLHQPLPYEDDAATFRFPLVVAPRYIPGTPLPDEQAGDGTAADTDLVPDASRISPPVLLPGFPNPVRLSLSAGIDPGGLPLGEIRSSLHVVAQEGGDSGRTAVRLQPGERLDRDFVLRLGYAHAGTTAAALTLSPDGPGEPEGPGTFTLTVLPPAGRAAPRPRDVVLLLDRSGSMGGWSMVAARRAAARIVDTLTDQDRFAVIAFDHTVSTPTALGPGLVRATDRNRFRAVEFLAGLQAHGGTEMLTPLLQATALLNGDDTAGRDRVLVLITDGQVGNEDHILARLDPSLSGLRIHAVGIDQAVNAGFLGRLAMAGRGRLELVESEDRLDEAMEHIHHRIGAPLLTAVSLDWTGLDVDPDSIAPRRLGALFPGVPLTVSGRYHRASADARATVRAVAADGAPWQQDTTTSVTPSAAATPIWARAHLRDLEDRYAVTGLPDLERRIVETSLRFNVLCRFTAFVAVDSRKVTEGHPTHHVVQPVEQPAGWQLPTAVPMSHPAPPAPGQAPPAAPAAFSAPPAPGGYAASAESAPAAPPAGPPPAAPFSAPAPAPYGSAPTRGPSMPRGRSLLRRTGRPAGGSPAQDHSAIPARSRTHQLLDQELKHLTTTATAPSPERWQHLSDLRTRLLGITETARAEGLPTAPLLTLIQTLEITDGPTQQSRLEELWTLTVQTLTTYLGGTPSQSRERRPFWKKHS; this is translated from the coding sequence ATGACCGTGCCCATCCTGCCCCTGCCCGACGTGGCGCCCTCGGTGCCCGACGCCGGTCTGGGCGCCCTGGCCACCGAGCGGGGGAACCTCCCGCTGGACAGCGTGGACATCCGTGCCGACATCAGCGGCCTGGTCGCCGGCGTCGAGATCGCCCAGGGCTTCCGCAACCCCTTCGACGTCCCGGTGGAGGCGACCTACATCTTCCCGCTGCCGGACCGCGCGGCCGTCACCCGGATGCGGATGGAGGCCGCCGACCGCGTGGTGGAGGGGACCCTCAAGGAACGCGCACAGGCCAGGGCCGACTACGACGCGGCCCTGGCCGCCGGGCAGCGCGCCGCGATCGCCGAGGAGGACCGGCCCGACGTCTTCACCATGCGGGTCGGCAACATCCTCCCCGGCGAGCACGTGACCGTGCGGCTCACCCTGCACCAGCCCCTGCCGTACGAGGACGACGCCGCCACCTTCCGGTTCCCGCTGGTCGTGGCCCCGCGCTACATCCCCGGCACTCCCCTGCCCGACGAGCAGGCCGGCGACGGGACCGCCGCCGACACCGACCTGGTGCCCGACGCCTCCCGCATCAGCCCGCCCGTCCTGCTGCCCGGCTTCCCCAACCCGGTGCGGCTGTCACTGTCGGCCGGCATCGATCCCGGGGGCCTGCCGCTCGGCGAGATCCGGTCCAGCCTGCACGTGGTCGCCCAGGAGGGCGGCGACTCCGGCCGCACCGCCGTGCGCCTGCAGCCCGGCGAGCGGCTGGACCGCGACTTCGTCCTGCGCCTGGGCTACGCGCATGCCGGCACCACCGCGGCGGCGCTGACACTGTCACCCGACGGTCCCGGCGAGCCGGAGGGCCCCGGCACGTTCACGCTCACCGTGCTGCCCCCGGCCGGGCGGGCGGCGCCCCGCCCCCGCGACGTGGTGCTGCTCCTCGACCGTTCCGGCAGCATGGGCGGCTGGAGCATGGTGGCGGCCCGCCGGGCGGCCGCCCGCATCGTGGACACCCTCACCGATCAGGACCGGTTCGCGGTCATCGCGTTCGACCACACCGTCTCCACCCCGACCGCGCTGGGCCCCGGGCTGGTCCGGGCCACCGACCGCAACAGGTTCCGCGCCGTGGAGTTCCTGGCCGGCCTCCAGGCCCACGGGGGCACCGAGATGCTGACCCCGCTCCTGCAGGCCACCGCCCTGCTGAACGGCGACGACACCGCCGGCCGCGACCGGGTCCTGGTGCTCATCACCGACGGTCAGGTCGGCAACGAGGACCACATCCTCGCCCGGCTCGACCCCTCCCTGTCCGGCCTGCGCATCCACGCGGTGGGCATCGACCAGGCCGTCAACGCCGGTTTCCTGGGCCGGCTCGCCATGGCCGGCCGGGGCCGCCTGGAGCTGGTGGAGTCCGAGGACCGGCTGGACGAGGCGATGGAGCACATCCACCACCGCATCGGCGCCCCGCTGCTCACCGCCGTCTCCCTCGACTGGACCGGCCTGGACGTCGACCCGGACTCGATCGCCCCCCGGCGGCTGGGCGCCCTGTTCCCCGGCGTCCCCCTCACCGTGTCGGGCCGTTACCACCGCGCATCCGCCGACGCACGTGCCACCGTCCGCGCCGTCGCGGCCGACGGCGCCCCCTGGCAGCAGGACACCACCACGTCCGTCACCCCCTCCGCCGCCGCCACCCCGATCTGGGCCCGGGCCCACCTCCGCGATCTGGAGGACCGCTACGCCGTCACCGGCCTCCCCGACCTGGAGCGCCGTATCGTCGAGACCTCCCTGCGCTTCAACGTCCTCTGCCGCTTCACCGCCTTCGTGGCCGTCGACAGCCGAAAGGTCACCGAAGGCCACCCGACCCACCATGTCGTCCAGCCTGTGGAGCAGCCCGCCGGCTGGCAGCTCCCCACAGCCGTTCCCATGAGCCACCCGGCACCCCCGGCCCCAGGCCAGGCGCCCCCGGCTGCTCCCGCCGCCTTCAGCGCGCCCCCCGCCCCCGGCGGATACGCCGCATCCGCGGAAAGCGCGCCTGCCGCACCCCCGGCCGGCCCACCCCCGGCCGCACCGTTCAGCGCACCGGCCCCCGCGCCCTACGGCTCCGCGCCCACCCGTGGCCCCTCCATGCCCCGAGGCCGCTCCCTCCTTCGCCGCACCGGCCGCCCGGCGGGAGGCTCCCCCGCCCAGGACCACAGCGCGATTCCCGCCCGGTCCAGGACCCACCAACTGCTCGACCAGGAGCTCAAGCATCTGACCACCACCGCCACCGCTCCCTCCCCCGAGCGCTGGCAGCACCTGTCCGACCTCCGCACCCGCCTGCTCGGCATCACCGAAACGGCCCGCGCCGAAGGTCTCCCCACCGCCCCCCTCCTCACCCTGATCCAGACCTTGGAGATCACCGACGGCCCCACCCAGCAGTCCCGCCTGGAGGAGCTCTGGACCCTGACCGTCCAGACCCTCACCACCTACCTGGGCGGCACCCCCTCCCAGTCCCGCGAACGCCGCCCCTTCTGGAAGAAGCACTCCTAG
- a CDS encoding MerR family transcriptional regulator — MEPTWTISELAAAAAAALGDAPARVNGRVRDLPNERLIRWYTTIGLLDPPSGRRGRTALYGERHLLQLVAVKRRQAAGRTIAQIQAELVGATNTTLRAIARLPGTPAATATDHPSRRQPADEPGIAATDRPGERAEHASRRRPSARPRPGTPPEQSIGLHAADAPGGPAEGGEADVRWQREAAERPARGRFWAQSAPAGSSSPGAPTPSASTADLAPVSGVRLAPGVSLIIDIAGLTHEDMRAIGEAAEPLLAELRRRGLTSDAPSLSAPASPSDPNGRLP; from the coding sequence ATGGAGCCCACCTGGACGATCTCCGAGCTGGCCGCGGCCGCCGCCGCGGCGCTCGGCGACGCCCCGGCCCGGGTCAACGGCCGTGTCCGCGACCTGCCCAACGAACGCCTCATCCGCTGGTACACCACCATCGGCCTGCTCGATCCCCCCTCCGGCCGCCGCGGCCGCACCGCCCTGTACGGCGAACGCCATCTGCTCCAGTTGGTCGCCGTCAAGCGCCGCCAGGCCGCCGGACGCACCATCGCCCAAATCCAAGCCGAACTCGTGGGCGCCACCAACACCACTCTCCGCGCCATCGCCCGGCTTCCCGGCACACCCGCCGCCACCGCGACGGACCATCCGAGCCGCCGACAGCCCGCCGACGAGCCCGGCATCGCGGCGACGGACCGCCCGGGCGAGCGGGCAGAGCACGCCTCGCGCCGACGGCCGTCGGCCCGGCCGCGCCCCGGCACACCGCCGGAGCAGAGCATCGGGCTGCACGCGGCCGACGCGCCGGGCGGCCCCGCCGAGGGCGGCGAAGCGGACGTCCGCTGGCAGCGGGAGGCGGCGGAGCGGCCCGCGCGCGGGCGGTTCTGGGCGCAGAGCGCCCCTGCCGGGTCCTCTTCTCCGGGAGCTCCCACGCCGTCCGCGTCCACGGCGGACCTCGCACCGGTGTCGGGGGTCCGGCTCGCTCCCGGCGTCAGCCTGATCATCGACATCGCTGGCCTCACCCACGAGGACATGCGGGCCATCGGCGAGGCGGCCGAGCCACTGCTGGCCGAGCTGCGCCGCCGCGGGCTCACGTCCGACGCCCCGTCCCTGAGCGCCCCCGCCTCACCCAGCGACCCCAACGGGAGGCTTCCATGA
- a CDS encoding nuclease-related domain-containing protein: MPGGRAGGGGASRAGASAWARYRAIAGEHRRERIAVRLVLAGAVTVVGLGVAEWRAGVAAGGTVFVAHLFYDRHRPGPASSWRRGALAERRTGRRLARLGRGYHVLHDLALPGGAATNVDHLVIGRTGVYAVISRQWRAGTRLWSDERRLWAGAEPVATLPVTARRIARMVGELLSDEVRYEITVCPVVAVHGARMGREGLRHRGVEFQRAARLPYFITERPEVFSGAEAATIALAAERILPPMTDVLSKRRRVPRG, encoded by the coding sequence GTGCCGGGTGGCAGGGCGGGAGGCGGCGGAGCTTCGCGTGCCGGGGCCTCCGCCTGGGCGCGTTACCGGGCGATCGCCGGGGAGCACCGGCGGGAGCGGATCGCGGTCCGGCTGGTGCTGGCCGGGGCCGTCACCGTGGTCGGGCTGGGGGTCGCCGAGTGGCGGGCGGGCGTGGCGGCGGGCGGGACGGTGTTCGTCGCGCATCTGTTCTACGACCGGCATCGTCCGGGGCCGGCGTCCAGCTGGCGGCGCGGGGCGCTGGCCGAACGGCGCACCGGGCGGAGGCTGGCGCGGCTCGGCAGGGGCTACCACGTGCTGCACGACCTGGCGCTGCCCGGAGGCGCCGCGACCAACGTGGACCACCTGGTCATCGGGCGCACCGGGGTGTACGCCGTCATCAGCAGGCAGTGGCGGGCCGGCACGCGGCTGTGGTCGGACGAGCGCCGGCTGTGGGCGGGGGCCGAGCCGGTGGCGACGCTGCCGGTGACGGCGCGGAGGATCGCCCGCATGGTGGGCGAGCTGCTGAGCGACGAGGTGCGGTACGAGATCACGGTGTGCCCCGTGGTGGCCGTGCACGGGGCGCGGATGGGCCGCGAGGGGCTGCGCCATCGCGGGGTGGAGTTCCAGCGGGCCGCCCGGTTGCCGTATTTCATCACCGAACGCCCCGAAGTGTTCTCCGGCGCCGAGGCGGCGACCATCGCGCTCGCCGCGGAACGGATCCTTCCGCCCATGACGGACGTACTCTCAAAAAGACGGCGCGTGCCGCGCGGATGA
- a CDS encoding RNA polymerase sigma factor, which translates to MNDHALVGALRSGDLVGPAALYDAYAERLYRYCRFRLPDDAARAALVDAFAAAGAHVHRLKDPGRFGPWLYAMTRLECLRREDAQGHLHPGEESGQRLTAWRAVQAMPPMSQEILELKVRHQLAIPDLAAVLDLSQQEIRLALTRAHTDLEEALSAELLALQGAYGCPQRAAILRRWNGDPLTASLRRRLLKHARDCTACSAYGPRTVAPAKVYALLPNPLLPPSLRERVLTRLRNPDGQAGADITFGLDGFPVQSRSSMGQTRPDLPETSREGSGWTVALVTVGTVALVLMAATLAWLGQGKEDTPTTAAPEGALPSTASSERPWALDGTGPSPTWPLGAKGSSAPPTARPTPPVPATAQPGMPGMPGASRSPGRPGHVPLTGMLAVAPRYIDLGGGCDGTIELLAQGGPIEWKVRTPSRVRLSQTSGKLANGQYAVLRLRVNRRPGSRGQEVITFQPGGVQVVVTWRTIPRERPNPRPTRPDRPTRPAPGRPTGTAPTTSPTRPDQSQTSTSTPSTSQPPPSSDPPQQGSQQPTPPPASGPSPSPEQTRP; encoded by the coding sequence ATGAACGACCACGCCCTGGTCGGGGCCCTGCGGTCGGGGGATCTGGTGGGCCCGGCCGCGCTGTACGACGCCTACGCCGAACGGCTGTACCGCTACTGCCGGTTCCGGCTGCCCGATGACGCGGCCCGGGCCGCGCTGGTCGACGCGTTCGCCGCGGCCGGGGCGCACGTCCACCGGTTGAAGGACCCGGGCAGGTTCGGCCCCTGGCTCTATGCGATGACCCGGCTGGAATGCCTCCGCCGGGAGGACGCGCAAGGCCACCTCCACCCCGGCGAGGAGTCGGGGCAGCGCCTCACGGCATGGCGGGCGGTGCAGGCAATGCCCCCGATGAGCCAGGAGATCCTCGAACTGAAGGTCAGGCACCAGCTCGCCATTCCGGATCTGGCCGCCGTGCTGGACCTTTCGCAACAGGAGATCCGGCTCGCCCTCACCCGCGCGCACACCGACCTCGAGGAGGCCCTGAGCGCCGAACTGCTGGCCCTGCAGGGCGCCTACGGCTGCCCCCAGCGCGCCGCCATCCTGCGGAGGTGGAACGGGGATCCGCTCACGGCCTCCCTCAGGCGGCGGCTGCTCAAGCACGCCCGCGACTGCACCGCCTGCAGCGCCTACGGCCCGCGCACCGTGGCCCCGGCCAAGGTGTACGCGCTACTGCCGAACCCCCTGCTGCCGCCGTCCCTGCGGGAACGCGTACTGACCCGACTCCGCAACCCCGATGGCCAGGCCGGCGCGGACATCACGTTCGGTCTCGACGGATTCCCCGTGCAATCGCGTTCGTCCATGGGCCAGACCCGTCCGGACCTTCCCGAGACCTCACGTGAAGGGTCCGGGTGGACCGTCGCCCTGGTGACCGTGGGGACGGTCGCTCTGGTCCTCATGGCGGCCACCCTCGCCTGGCTGGGGCAGGGCAAGGAGGACACCCCGACGACCGCCGCCCCCGAGGGCGCGCTGCCTTCCACGGCAAGCTCGGAACGACCCTGGGCTCTTGACGGCACAGGGCCCTCACCCACCTGGCCGCTGGGGGCGAAGGGCTCCTCCGCTCCGCCGACCGCGCGCCCCACCCCGCCGGTCCCGGCGACGGCCCAGCCCGGCATGCCCGGCATGCCCGGCGCCTCCAGGTCGCCGGGCCGCCCCGGCCACGTGCCCCTCACAGGGATGCTCGCGGTGGCCCCCCGGTACATCGACCTGGGCGGAGGGTGCGACGGCACCATCGAACTGCTCGCCCAAGGGGGACCGATCGAGTGGAAGGTCCGCACCCCCTCCCGGGTACGGCTCAGCCAGACCTCGGGCAAGCTGGCGAACGGCCAGTACGCCGTCCTGCGATTGCGGGTGAACCGCCGCCCCGGCAGCCGCGGCCAGGAGGTCATCACCTTCCAGCCCGGCGGCGTCCAGGTCGTCGTCACCTGGCGCACGATCCCCCGCGAACGCCCGAACCCACGGCCCACCCGACCGGACCGCCCGACCCGGCCCGCGCCCGGCAGGCCGACCGGCACCGCGCCCACCACCTCGCCGACCCGTCCCGACCAGAGCCAGACGTCCACGTCCACCCCGTCGACGTCCCAGCCCCCGCCCTCCTCGGACCCGCCGCAGCAGGGGTCCCAGCAGCCGACCCCGCCGCCGGCCTCCGGCCCCAGTCCGTCCCCTGAGCAGACGCGGCCCTGA
- a CDS encoding NlpC/P60 family protein has protein sequence MGSLGHSKGAGLLAGTAVVVCTAVAMSGAAVAEPSPIRDEAEQLGRAKARLAIAHGELEDLAIRAETAVERYHGELVKLERAREDHRAAQQRLTDAERRHQEAQAELAKYAANAYQAQTGGTPWAAVIAGRDGPQQALERAALIEMMNRHRTGAVQKVEATRNVAQVFRARATAALRAQQEATRRAQTAKQDAERAVAHQRAVTVRLKAEKERAERILKAARREEAAPPLRSAPLSQGTGRELPAFVRGSRRGITVVKAALRWLGTPYSWGGGNAKGPSYGIAHGAHIKGFDCSGLALYAWAKVGVRLDHWTGTQWTSGPHIPLDQLRPGDLVFFARNTADPDTIHHVGIYLARGQMVEAPYTGARVRISSIWRHGLIGATRPAG, from the coding sequence GTGGGGTCGTTGGGTCATTCCAAAGGGGCGGGATTACTGGCCGGGACCGCGGTGGTGGTGTGCACGGCCGTGGCCATGTCGGGCGCCGCCGTCGCCGAGCCGTCGCCGATACGGGACGAGGCCGAGCAACTGGGGCGGGCCAAGGCGCGGCTGGCCATCGCCCACGGGGAGTTGGAGGACCTGGCGATCCGGGCCGAGACGGCCGTGGAGCGCTACCACGGCGAGCTGGTGAAGCTAGAGCGGGCCCGTGAGGACCACCGCGCCGCGCAGCAACGGCTCACGGACGCGGAACGCCGCCACCAGGAGGCCCAGGCCGAACTCGCCAAGTACGCGGCCAACGCCTACCAGGCGCAGACCGGGGGCACTCCATGGGCGGCCGTGATCGCCGGGCGGGACGGCCCTCAGCAGGCGCTGGAACGCGCGGCGCTCATCGAAATGATGAACCGGCACCGTACGGGCGCCGTACAGAAGGTCGAGGCCACGCGTAACGTCGCCCAGGTCTTCCGCGCCAGGGCCACCGCCGCCCTGCGCGCACAGCAGGAGGCCACACGCCGCGCCCAAACGGCCAAGCAGGACGCCGAACGAGCCGTCGCCCATCAGCGGGCGGTCACCGTACGCCTCAAGGCAGAGAAGGAACGCGCCGAACGGATCCTGAAGGCCGCCCGTAGGGAGGAGGCCGCCCCGCCGCTCAGATCGGCGCCCCTGTCACAGGGGACGGGCCGGGAACTGCCGGCGTTCGTCAGGGGTTCCCGCCGGGGGATCACGGTGGTGAAGGCCGCTCTGCGCTGGCTGGGCACCCCCTACTCATGGGGCGGGGGGAACGCGAAGGGCCCCAGCTACGGCATAGCGCACGGGGCGCACATCAAGGGGTTCGACTGTTCGGGGCTGGCGCTCTACGCGTGGGCCAAGGTCGGCGTGAGGCTGGACCACTGGACGGGCACCCAGTGGACCTCCGGGCCGCACATCCCGCTCGACCAGCTTCGCCCCGGGGATCTGGTGTTCTTCGCACGCAACACCGCCGACCCCGACACCATCCACCATGTCGGCATCTACCTCGCCCGGGGGCAGATGGTGGAGGCCCCCTACACGGGCGCCCGGGTCCGCATCTCCTCGATATGGCGGCACGGCCTGATCGGCGCCACCCGTCCCGCCGGCTGA
- a CDS encoding inorganic diphosphatase, translated as MDFDVTIEIPKGQRNKYEMDHETGRIRLDRMLFTSTQYPADYGFIEDTLGEDGDPLDALVLLQEPTFPGCLIRCRAVGMFRMTDEAGGDDKVLCVPLTDPRLEHIRDIHHVPEFDRLEIQHFFEVYKDLEPGKSVEGASWVGRVEAEAEIERSRKRFVEAHAHTDPAESAE; from the coding sequence TTGGATTTCGACGTCACCATTGAGATTCCGAAGGGGCAGCGGAACAAGTACGAGATGGACCACGAGACCGGGCGTATCCGCCTGGACCGGATGCTGTTCACCTCGACGCAGTACCCGGCCGACTACGGGTTCATCGAGGACACCCTGGGCGAGGATGGCGACCCGCTGGACGCGCTGGTCCTCCTCCAGGAGCCCACGTTCCCCGGTTGCCTGATCCGCTGCCGCGCGGTCGGCATGTTCCGCATGACCGACGAGGCGGGCGGCGACGACAAGGTGCTGTGCGTGCCGCTGACCGACCCCCGGCTGGAGCACATCCGCGACATCCACCACGTGCCGGAGTTCGACCGGCTGGAGATCCAGCACTTCTTCGAGGTCTACAAGGACCTGGAGCCCGGCAAGTCCGTCGAGGGCGCCAGCTGGGTGGGCCGGGTCGAGGCCGAGGCCGAGATCGAGCGGTCCCGTAAGCGCTTCGTCGAGGCCCACGCGCACACCGACCCGGCGGAGTCCGCCGAGTAA
- the dacB gene encoding D-alanyl-D-alanine carboxypeptidase/D-alanyl-D-alanine endopeptidase — protein sequence MSRRDRTVALITLSLLQVFTLAAASAVVNLTPPQADDPRPPSVAGRALVQPAPALPALGALARPPSASALAARLTDLAKDAKPRISAVVVDVDTGRVLFDRDAQRPSIPASTTKLVTSVAALSALGPGHRITTKVVQGGDGGVVLVGGGDPTLTARTSAYGAYPRYASLDDLARQTAAALTKAGVRQVRVDYDTSLYVGPGTATGWKRNYLPDGEVAPMSALTVDEGRTEDGGRVEDPASDAAEKFARLLDRAGVNAEAGRRTVAPKDAPALGAVQSPPVSALVEHLMTVSDNDVAEALIRQVAIKRRQPASFDGGARAVMAEMRRLNLEQGIEVHDGSGLSTRNRITPLALARLASLAASDAHPELRPALTGMPVAGFTGTLAAPRYTGETAAGAGTVRAKTGTLSGVSTLAGVVQDARGRLLAFAFMLGDGEGPVEPRRLDRLAAAVAACC from the coding sequence GTGTCCAGGCGTGACCGGACCGTGGCGCTCATCACCCTTTCCCTGCTTCAGGTCTTCACGCTCGCGGCGGCGAGCGCAGTGGTGAACCTCACACCGCCGCAGGCGGACGACCCGAGGCCGCCTTCCGTGGCCGGGCGCGCACTCGTCCAGCCCGCTCCGGCGCTCCCCGCGTTGGGCGCCCTGGCCCGGCCGCCGAGTGCGAGCGCCCTCGCGGCCAGGCTCACCGACCTGGCCAAGGACGCCAAGCCCAGGATCAGCGCGGTGGTCGTGGACGTCGACACCGGCCGGGTGCTGTTCGACCGGGACGCGCAGCGGCCCTCCATCCCGGCCTCCACCACCAAGCTCGTCACCTCGGTCGCGGCCCTGTCGGCCCTGGGCCCCGGCCACCGGATCACCACCAAGGTCGTCCAGGGCGGTGACGGCGGCGTCGTCCTTGTAGGCGGCGGCGACCCCACGTTGACCGCGCGCACCTCCGCCTACGGCGCCTACCCCCGCTACGCCTCGCTGGACGACCTGGCCCGCCAGACCGCCGCCGCCTTGACCAAGGCCGGTGTACGGCAGGTGCGCGTGGACTACGACACCTCTCTATACGTGGGTCCCGGCACGGCCACCGGATGGAAGCGCAACTACCTCCCCGACGGGGAAGTGGCTCCGATGAGCGCGCTGACGGTGGACGAGGGCCGTACCGAGGACGGAGGGCGTGTCGAGGACCCGGCCTCCGACGCGGCCGAAAAGTTCGCGCGCCTGCTGGACCGGGCCGGAGTCAACGCCGAAGCAGGACGCCGTACCGTCGCCCCCAAGGACGCCCCCGCACTGGGCGCGGTGCAGTCCCCGCCGGTGTCGGCGCTGGTGGAGCACCTGATGACGGTCTCCGACAACGACGTGGCCGAGGCCCTGATCCGCCAGGTCGCCATCAAGAGGAGGCAGCCCGCGTCGTTCGACGGCGGCGCACGGGCCGTCATGGCCGAGATGCGGAGACTGAACCTCGAGCAGGGCATCGAGGTCCACGACGGCAGCGGCCTGTCCACCCGTAACCGCATCACCCCCCTGGCGCTCGCCCGCCTGGCCTCCCTCGCCGCCTCCGACGCGCACCCGGAGCTGCGCCCCGCCCTCACCGGCATGCCCGTGGCGGGGTTCACCGGCACCCTGGCCGCCCCCCGCTACACCGGTGAGACCGCGGCGGGGGCCGGGACCGTACGGGCCAAGACCGGCACGCTGTCGGGCGTGAGCACCCTCGCCGGGGTCGTCCAGGACGCGCGCGGGCGGCTGCTGGCGTTCGCGTTCATGCTCGGCGACGGCGAGGGCCCGGTCGAGCCGCGGCGGCTGGACCGGCTGGCCGCCGCCGTCGCCGCCTGCTGCTGA
- a CDS encoding zinc-dependent metalloprotease, translating into MIDWNVAVQTGTRLVRPGPQVTPEEAFEVVDELRRLAKVAEGHVRDFTGIEAVGTEATQATVVDRPGWIRANVDGFRVVLEPLMERLAERQGGFGGPGGAVIAAVGSRVTGMQVGAILAYMASRVLGQYELFLPPDPSGRAPTGRLTLVAPNIVHVEQELGVDTRDFRLWVCLHEETHRAQFTGVPWLRSYVQEQMTEFLLASEVDPVAMMERLRQTAEAVIDAIRGDEDPDNPRGGLIDAIQSPEQRAILDRLTAVMTLVEGHGDYVMDAVGPEVVPSVKEIRARFQGRREGGSRLEKAIRRLLGIDLKMRQYAEGSRFVRRIVAEVGMDGFNKVWTSPETLPTHAEIKEPSAWIARVIGTRSLEAGPAPEAGQG; encoded by the coding sequence ATGATCGACTGGAACGTCGCCGTCCAGACCGGGACCAGGCTGGTGCGCCCGGGACCGCAGGTCACCCCCGAGGAGGCCTTCGAGGTCGTCGACGAGCTGCGCCGGCTGGCCAAGGTCGCCGAGGGCCACGTCCGGGACTTCACCGGCATCGAGGCGGTGGGGACCGAGGCGACGCAGGCGACCGTCGTGGACCGGCCCGGCTGGATCCGGGCCAACGTCGACGGGTTCCGGGTCGTCCTGGAGCCGCTCATGGAACGGCTGGCCGAACGGCAGGGCGGGTTCGGCGGCCCGGGCGGCGCGGTCATCGCCGCGGTCGGCTCCCGGGTCACCGGCATGCAGGTCGGCGCGATCCTGGCGTACATGGCCAGCCGGGTGCTCGGCCAGTACGAGCTGTTCCTGCCCCCGGACCCGTCCGGGAGGGCCCCCACCGGCCGGCTGACCCTGGTCGCCCCCAACATCGTGCACGTGGAGCAGGAACTGGGGGTCGACACCCGCGACTTCCGCCTGTGGGTGTGCCTGCACGAGGAGACCCACCGCGCCCAGTTCACCGGGGTGCCGTGGCTGCGGTCGTACGTGCAGGAGCAGATGACCGAGTTCCTGCTGGCCTCCGAGGTGGACCCGGTGGCGATGATGGAACGGCTGCGGCAGACCGCCGAGGCCGTCATCGACGCCATCCGCGGCGACGAGGACCCCGACAACCCGCGCGGCGGGCTGATCGACGCGATCCAGTCCCCCGAACAGCGCGCCATCCTCGACCGCCTCACCGCCGTGATGACCCTGGTGGAGGGGCACGGCGACTACGTGATGGACGCGGTGGGGCCGGAGGTCGTCCCCTCGGTCAAGGAGATCCGGGCGCGCTTCCAGGGCCGCCGCGAGGGCGGATCCCGCCTGGAGAAGGCGATCCGCCGGCTGCTCGGCATCGACCTGAAGATGCGGCAGTACGCCGAGGGCTCCCGGTTCGTGCGGCGCATCGTCGCCGAGGTCGGCATGGACGGCTTCAACAAGGTGTGGACGTCACCGGAGACCCTGCCGACGCACGCGGAGATCAAGGAGCCGTCCGCGTGGATCGCCCGGGTGATCGGCACCCGTTCCCTGGAGGCGGGCCCCGCCCCGGAGGCCGGGCAGGGCTGA